From one Bradyrhizobium sp. Ash2021 genomic stretch:
- a CDS encoding M20 family metallopeptidase produces the protein MATRDDAIASARQHLHSGEFLAELNRRVGFQTQSQQPLPGDPLRAYLVEGLQPAFEELGFSTRVIESPIGKGPYLLADYREDPSLLTVLSYGHGDVVGGMVGEWRDNLDPWQTTTKGDRVYGRGTADNKGQHSINMAALRAVREARGGKLGFNAKFIIETSEEIGSPDLAQVCQSLHHELAADLLLASDGPRLTADRPTVFLGCRGGVRIHLDVNLREGGNHSGNWGGLLANPATILANAIASLVDHRGRMKLDVMKPPRISNQIRAALADVEVEPTADEPQVSENWGEDGLSAAERVYAWNTLEVLAMSSGNIEQPANAIPGVARAVLQLRFVVGTEYEKVVDAVRAHLHAGGFPMVEVSGQQRFGASRTDFDSPWVTWAANSIRQTTGKAPAILPNIGGSLPNGVFAEGLGLPTIWIPHSYPGCSQHAPDEHILLPVTEEALAIMAGLFWDLGEKPPKS, from the coding sequence ATGGCGACCAGAGACGACGCGATCGCAAGTGCACGTCAGCATCTTCACTCCGGAGAGTTTCTTGCCGAGCTCAACCGCAGGGTCGGGTTTCAGACACAGAGCCAGCAACCTTTGCCGGGCGATCCCTTGCGCGCCTATCTCGTGGAAGGACTGCAGCCTGCATTTGAAGAGCTCGGGTTTTCGACCCGGGTGATCGAGTCGCCGATCGGCAAGGGCCCGTATCTGCTGGCAGACTATCGCGAGGATCCTTCGTTGTTGACGGTCCTCTCCTATGGCCATGGCGATGTCGTCGGCGGCATGGTCGGCGAATGGCGCGACAATCTTGATCCGTGGCAGACCACGACCAAAGGCGATCGCGTCTATGGCCGGGGCACCGCCGACAACAAGGGTCAGCACAGCATCAACATGGCGGCGCTGCGCGCCGTCCGCGAGGCCCGCGGCGGCAAGCTCGGCTTCAATGCCAAGTTCATCATCGAGACCAGCGAGGAGATCGGCTCGCCGGATCTGGCGCAGGTCTGTCAGTCACTGCATCATGAGTTGGCGGCCGATCTGTTGCTCGCTTCCGACGGTCCGCGGCTTACGGCGGATCGTCCCACCGTCTTCCTCGGCTGCCGTGGCGGCGTGCGAATCCATCTCGACGTGAACCTGCGCGAAGGCGGCAATCATTCCGGCAATTGGGGTGGCCTGCTCGCCAATCCCGCGACCATCCTGGCAAACGCCATCGCCTCGCTGGTCGATCACAGGGGGCGGATGAAGCTCGATGTGATGAAGCCGCCGCGCATCTCGAACCAGATCCGTGCAGCACTTGCCGATGTGGAGGTCGAGCCCACGGCGGATGAGCCGCAGGTTTCCGAGAACTGGGGCGAGGATGGCCTGTCCGCCGCCGAACGCGTCTATGCCTGGAACACGCTGGAAGTGCTGGCGATGTCATCGGGCAATATCGAGCAGCCGGCGAACGCGATCCCGGGGGTGGCGCGCGCCGTCCTGCAGCTTCGCTTCGTGGTCGGCACCGAATATGAAAAGGTGGTCGACGCGGTTCGGGCACATCTGCACGCAGGCGGCTTTCCGATGGTGGAAGTCAGCGGGCAGCAGCGGTTTGGCGCGTCGCGCACCGATTTCGACAGCCCCTGGGTCACCTGGGCGGCGAACTCGATCCGGCAGACCACGGGAAAGGCGCCGGCGATCCTGCCGAATATCGGCGGCTCGCTGCCCAACGGCGTCTTTGCCGAAGGGCTCGGCCTGCCGACGATCTGGATTCCGCACTCCTATCCCGGCTGCTCGCAACACGCGCCGGACGAACACATTCTGCTGCCCGTCACCGAGGAAGCGCTGGCCATCATGGCCGGTCTGTTCTGGGATTTGGGTGAGAAGCCGCCCAAGTCTTAG
- a CDS encoding IclR family transcriptional regulator produces the protein MNASTVQTPARAGKKKPQLVPGQPDKFNAIQKVCAILRVLAQRSPLRLTEIADATSLNKATTLRILASLIEEGFVSRVAGAKTYELGQEARVMAVGARRSVDIAELAQPSLLRLSEKSADTALLSVRSGVEALYLARSVGSHPLQPNYLQIGSRRPLGVGAGSLALMVWLPDAEIEAIIEVIVPRLAKSPRITPKYLRERIVAARKHGHTVLIDAAYPGMGGVGVPIRDDTGEVVAALSIGASSDRIRRREVELAEMLKKEAQVLARAMAQPAKANSAKAIIKVS, from the coding sequence ATGAACGCGTCCACCGTGCAGACGCCAGCGAGAGCGGGCAAGAAGAAGCCGCAACTCGTGCCGGGCCAGCCCGACAAGTTCAACGCGATCCAGAAAGTGTGCGCGATCCTGCGGGTGCTGGCGCAACGTTCGCCGCTGCGCCTGACCGAGATCGCCGACGCCACATCGCTCAACAAGGCGACGACATTGCGTATCCTTGCCTCCCTGATCGAGGAAGGTTTTGTGAGCCGCGTCGCCGGCGCCAAGACCTATGAACTCGGGCAGGAGGCGCGAGTGATGGCGGTCGGCGCGCGGCGTTCGGTCGATATCGCCGAGCTGGCGCAGCCGAGCCTGCTGCGGCTTTCCGAGAAATCCGCCGACACCGCGCTGTTGTCGGTGCGCAGCGGTGTCGAGGCGCTGTATCTGGCGCGTTCGGTCGGCAGCCATCCGCTGCAGCCGAATTACCTGCAGATCGGCAGCCGCAGGCCGCTCGGTGTCGGCGCCGGCAGCCTCGCCTTGATGGTATGGTTGCCAGATGCCGAGATCGAGGCGATCATCGAAGTGATCGTACCGCGGCTGGCGAAATCGCCGCGTATCACCCCGAAATATTTGCGCGAGCGGATCGTGGCGGCGCGCAAGCATGGCCACACCGTGCTGATCGATGCCGCCTATCCCGGCATGGGTGGGGTCGGCGTACCGATCCGCGACGATACCGGCGAGGTGGTGGCGGCGCTGAGCATCGGCGCTTCCAGCGACCGCATCCGGCGGCGCGAGGTGGAACTGGCCGAGATGTTGAAAAAGGAGGCGCAAGTGCTGGCGCGGGCGATGGCGCAGCCCGCCAAGGCGAATTCGGCTAAGGCAATTATCAAGGTAAGCTAA
- a CDS encoding LLM class flavin-dependent oxidoreductase, producing the protein MKKQIRLNAFAMNCVAHQSPGLWTHPRDRTIDYNRLPYWLDLAKTLERGRFDGLFLADVLGVYDVFGGSPDAALRNATQTPANEPLMLIPAMAAVTQNLGFGVTSNLSFEPPYPFARRMSTLDHLTEGRIGWNVVTGYLDSAARGAGKDKQTAHDDRYEIADEYMELVYKLWEGSWEDGAVLRDRARGIFADPAKVHRIEHEGNNYRLNAIHLSEPSPQRTPVLYQAGTSPRGRQFAAQHAECVFMSGPSAKIIAPRVSGIRELAAKVGRNPAEILMFSMMTIILGRTEAEAKAKYADYRSHINPEGALALMSGWTGVDFSSYDLDQQVRHVQNDAGRTALDNVTRADPDRVWTVREVVEHVGIGGAGPVVVGTPEKVADDIETWFEATDVDGLNVAFATSPGDFEDIADMLVPELTRRGRYKDAYTSGTLREKLFGAGRARLTAEHPASQYRPHVAAKAAE; encoded by the coding sequence ATGAAAAAACAAATCCGGCTCAACGCCTTTGCCATGAACTGCGTGGCGCATCAGTCGCCCGGGCTCTGGACCCATCCGCGCGACCGCACCATCGACTACAACCGGCTGCCCTATTGGCTCGATCTGGCCAAAACGCTGGAGCGCGGCCGGTTCGACGGCCTGTTTCTCGCCGATGTGCTCGGCGTCTATGACGTATTCGGCGGTAGCCCGGATGCCGCGCTGCGCAACGCCACGCAGACGCCGGCGAACGAGCCTCTGATGCTGATCCCGGCGATGGCGGCGGTGACGCAAAATCTCGGCTTCGGCGTCACCAGCAATCTGTCGTTCGAACCGCCCTATCCGTTCGCGCGGCGGATGTCGACGCTGGATCATCTGACCGAGGGCCGGATCGGCTGGAACGTGGTGACCGGCTATCTCGACAGCGCCGCGCGCGGCGCCGGCAAGGACAAGCAGACCGCGCATGACGACCGCTACGAGATCGCCGACGAATATATGGAGCTGGTCTACAAGCTCTGGGAAGGCAGCTGGGAGGATGGCGCGGTGCTGCGCGATCGCGCGCGCGGCATTTTTGCCGATCCAGCCAAGGTGCACCGCATCGAGCACGAAGGGAACAACTATCGGCTCAATGCCATCCATCTGAGCGAGCCGTCGCCGCAGCGGACGCCGGTGCTGTATCAGGCCGGCACCTCGCCGCGCGGCCGGCAGTTCGCGGCCCAGCACGCCGAATGCGTTTTCATGTCGGGGCCGTCGGCAAAAATCATTGCGCCGCGCGTTTCCGGCATCCGCGAACTCGCCGCGAAGGTTGGCCGTAACCCCGCCGAGATTTTGATGTTCAGCATGATGACGATCATCCTTGGCCGCACCGAAGCCGAGGCAAAGGCGAAATACGCCGACTATCGGAGCCACATCAATCCCGAGGGCGCGCTGGCGCTGATGTCGGGCTGGACCGGCGTCGACTTCTCGAGCTACGACCTCGACCAGCAGGTCCGCCACGTCCAGAACGACGCCGGCCGCACTGCGCTGGACAACGTCACCCGCGCCGATCCGGACCGGGTCTGGACCGTGCGCGAGGTTGTCGAACATGTCGGCATCGGCGGCGCCGGACCGGTCGTGGTCGGCACGCCGGAAAAGGTCGCCGACGACATCGAGACCTGGTTCGAAGCGACCGACGTCGACGGCCTCAACGTCGCGTTTGCGACCTCGCCCGGCGATTTCGAAGATATCGCCGACATGCTGGTGCCGGAACTGACGCGGCGCGGGCGCTACAAGGATGCCTACACCAGCGGCACGCTGCGCGAAAAACTGTTCGGCGCCGGGCGCGCTCGGCTGACGGCGGAGCATCCGGCAAGCCAGTATCGGCCGCATGTGGCCGCGAAGGCGGCCGAGTAG
- a CDS encoding thiamine pyrophosphate-binding protein, translating into MKNRITGRSAFLALLKDEGITHLFGNPGTTELPIMHALKDHPDLTYVMAMQESLVVAMADGFSRASGKLVACNVHVAPGLGNAMGSLFNAKFTGTPMILTAGQQEQGHGLMEPVLYGPLLQMAEPLVKWAVEVTRLEDLPRIVRRAAKIATTPPTGPVFISLPGDILNAEAGIELGRSTRVDTRVKPSDESLQALAARILKAARPVIIVGDEIVKSDALQEAAQLAETLGCPAYQSSTPYGAHFLSESPCFMGALARVQKIARDALQPYDLIIALGGDPLRMSVYSEIDPLPDGLGIVQIGLDDWDIAKNYGVEIALKADVKETLRALVPTLKAAGGGALETRAKQGLAALASKNWTAKRRMLVDQIAKASDRSPIDADWLSLQVVEAMPDNAILVDEGLTSSRQMLALRPHRDRYGYHALASGGIGWGLPASVGVSLANPDRPVVCYSGDGSSMYSIQSLWTAANHKLPLTFIIVNNGGYRIIKQRLLAFHGDDHYVGMDFIDPPVDFTGIAKSLGLEATKVTDPGQLKSVLKSAFSRPGAKLIEVVVNNAVN; encoded by the coding sequence ATGAAAAATCGCATCACCGGGCGTTCGGCATTCCTTGCTTTGCTGAAGGACGAAGGCATCACGCATTTGTTCGGCAATCCCGGCACCACCGAATTGCCGATCATGCACGCGCTGAAGGACCATCCCGACCTCACCTATGTGATGGCGATGCAGGAAAGCCTGGTCGTGGCGATGGCCGACGGCTTTAGCCGCGCCTCGGGGAAGCTCGTCGCCTGCAACGTCCACGTCGCGCCCGGCCTTGGCAATGCGATGGGCTCGCTGTTCAATGCGAAGTTTACGGGCACGCCGATGATCCTGACCGCCGGCCAGCAGGAGCAGGGCCACGGGCTGATGGAGCCGGTGCTGTATGGGCCGCTGCTGCAGATGGCCGAGCCGCTGGTGAAATGGGCGGTCGAGGTGACGCGGCTGGAGGATTTGCCGCGGATCGTGCGCCGCGCCGCCAAAATAGCAACCACGCCACCGACCGGGCCGGTGTTCATCTCGCTGCCGGGCGACATTTTGAACGCGGAAGCCGGCATCGAACTCGGCCGCTCCACCCGGGTCGATACCCGCGTAAAACCTTCGGATGAATCGCTGCAGGCGCTGGCCGCGCGCATCCTCAAAGCCGCGCGGCCGGTGATCATTGTCGGCGACGAGATCGTCAAGAGCGACGCGCTGCAGGAGGCCGCCCAGCTTGCGGAGACACTGGGCTGCCCGGCCTATCAATCCTCCACGCCTTACGGCGCACACTTCCTGTCCGAGAGTCCCTGCTTCATGGGCGCGCTGGCGCGGGTCCAGAAGATCGCCCGCGATGCGCTGCAGCCGTACGATCTCATCATCGCGCTCGGCGGCGATCCGTTGCGGATGTCGGTTTACAGCGAGATCGATCCGTTGCCGGACGGGCTGGGTATCGTGCAAATCGGCCTCGACGACTGGGATATCGCCAAGAATTACGGCGTCGAGATCGCGCTGAAGGCCGACGTAAAGGAGACCCTGCGCGCGCTGGTTCCGACCTTGAAAGCGGCCGGCGGCGGCGCGCTCGAGACGCGCGCCAAGCAGGGATTGGCCGCGCTGGCGTCGAAGAACTGGACCGCGAAGCGCAGGATGCTGGTCGACCAGATCGCGAAGGCCAGCGATAGATCGCCGATCGATGCGGACTGGCTGTCGTTGCAGGTGGTCGAGGCGATGCCTGATAACGCCATCCTCGTCGATGAAGGCCTGACGTCGTCACGCCAGATGCTGGCGCTGCGGCCGCATCGCGACCGCTACGGCTATCACGCGCTGGCCTCCGGCGGCATCGGCTGGGGATTGCCGGCCTCGGTCGGCGTCAGCCTCGCCAATCCCGACCGGCCGGTGGTGTGCTATTCCGGCGACGGCAGTTCGATGTATTCGATCCAGTCGCTGTGGACCGCGGCCAACCACAAGCTGCCGCTGACCTTCATCATCGTCAACAATGGCGGCTATCGCATCATCAAGCAGCGGCTGCTCGCGTTCCACGGCGACGACCATTACGTCGGCATGGATTTCATCGATCCGCCGGTGGATTTTACTGGGATCGCAAAATCGCTCGGGCTGGAGGCGACCAAGGTCACCGATCCCGGACAACTGAAGTCCGTGCTGAAGTCGGCGTTCAGCCGCCCGGGCGCGAAGCTGATCGAGGTGGTGGTCAATAACGCGGTCAATTGA
- a CDS encoding MFS transporter, protein MAFSAVEGREVSSVPKQQDVTKLIVATSIGNALEWYDIAVYGYFAIYVSKAFFPNDDPTTSLLLTFGTFGLSYLARPIGGVMLGAYADRYGRKASLMVSIVMMTFGTLSLALMPTYATIGLLAPIAVILARLVQGFSAGGEFGSSTAFLVEHMPHRRGFVASWQFASQGLSGLLASGFGAWLTSAMSPADLQSWGWRIPFLFGVLIGPIGIYIRNNIDDATAPPAAKHESVVAKVFAEQKLRVLLGIGAIAVTTSVNYLIVYMPTYVVKTLKLPPSVGFLAALAAGVAVTLLPPIAGMISDRIGRTTHMIALCLLLLVSVFPAFLILTRTPTPMVILLVVLCLGAMKAIYFGPLAALMSELFPPATRATGLGLSYNIGVTIFGGMAPATMTWMGSFALFGDLAPGYYLTFCAVVSLCALVTIRRTSADDGFA, encoded by the coding sequence ATGGCGTTTTCCGCGGTCGAAGGGCGTGAAGTATCGTCGGTGCCGAAACAACAGGACGTTACAAAACTCATCGTCGCCACCTCGATCGGCAACGCGCTGGAATGGTACGACATCGCCGTTTACGGCTATTTTGCCATTTATGTGTCGAAAGCCTTCTTCCCGAATGACGATCCGACGACGTCGCTGCTGCTGACCTTCGGCACGTTCGGACTGTCGTACCTGGCGCGTCCGATCGGTGGGGTCATGCTTGGCGCCTATGCCGATCGTTACGGCCGCAAGGCGTCGCTGATGGTCTCGATCGTCATGATGACGTTCGGTACGCTGTCGCTGGCGTTGATGCCGACCTACGCGACCATCGGCCTTCTTGCACCGATCGCGGTCATCCTCGCGCGTCTGGTGCAGGGCTTTTCCGCCGGCGGCGAGTTCGGAAGCTCGACCGCGTTTCTGGTGGAGCATATGCCGCACCGGCGTGGCTTCGTCGCAAGCTGGCAATTCGCGAGCCAGGGGCTGAGCGGATTGCTGGCGTCGGGATTCGGCGCCTGGCTCACCTCGGCGATGAGCCCCGCCGACCTGCAATCCTGGGGCTGGCGCATTCCCTTCCTGTTCGGTGTGCTGATTGGGCCGATCGGCATCTACATCCGAAACAATATCGATGACGCGACCGCGCCGCCGGCTGCCAAACACGAATCCGTGGTGGCTAAGGTGTTCGCAGAGCAAAAGCTTCGTGTGCTGCTCGGAATCGGCGCGATCGCGGTGACGACGTCGGTCAACTATTTGATCGTCTACATGCCGACCTATGTGGTCAAAACGCTGAAGCTGCCGCCGTCGGTCGGGTTTCTGGCGGCGCTGGCCGCCGGCGTTGCCGTCACCTTGTTGCCGCCGATCGCAGGAATGATCTCGGACCGCATCGGACGCACCACTCACATGATCGCGCTCTGTCTGCTGTTGCTGGTTTCAGTCTTTCCGGCCTTTCTGATATTGACGAGAACGCCGACACCGATGGTGATCCTTCTGGTCGTGCTTTGCCTCGGCGCCATGAAGGCCATTTACTTCGGGCCTCTCGCGGCGCTGATGTCCGAACTGTTTCCGCCGGCAACGCGCGCCACCGGCCTGGGCTTGAGTTACAACATCGGTGTCACGATATTCGGCGGCATGGCGCCGGCGACCATGACCTGGATGGGAAGCTTTGCCTTGTTCGGCGACCTCGCGCCCGGATATTACCTCACGTTCTGCGCCGTCGTGAGCCTCTGTGCGCTGGTCACGATCCGGCGAACGTCCGCGGATGATGGTTTCGCCTAG
- a CDS encoding GFA family protein produces MAKAAGIASGQCLCGKVGFEIDVPARWAWHDHSASSRRAHGAAYATYVGSWRKRFRITRGKAEITRYEDKATKTVRSFCTHCGTPLFYERARSPHMVNIPRALFSGRTGRQPLYHIAIEELQEWAYTGEPLVPLKGFPGVVWQRSKKKKRVNQEGMF; encoded by the coding sequence ATGGCAAAAGCAGCGGGGATTGCGTCAGGCCAATGCCTGTGCGGCAAAGTTGGCTTCGAGATCGACGTCCCCGCGCGCTGGGCCTGGCACGATCATTCGGCCTCGAGCCGCCGCGCGCACGGCGCTGCCTATGCGACCTATGTCGGAAGTTGGCGCAAGCGATTTCGGATCACCAGGGGCAAAGCCGAAATCACGCGCTACGAGGACAAGGCGACAAAGACCGTGCGTAGTTTCTGCACGCATTGCGGCACCCCCTTGTTTTACGAACGCGCGCGCTCGCCGCATATGGTGAACATTCCGCGCGCGCTGTTTTCGGGCCGCACCGGCCGGCAGCCGCTCTATCACATCGCGATCGAGGAGCTGCAGGAATGGGCCTATACCGGCGAGCCGCTGGTGCCGCTGAAAGGTTTTCCGGGCGTAGTCTGGCAACGCTCGAAAAAGAAGAAGCGCGTCAATCAAGAGGGGATGTTCTAG
- a CDS encoding alpha/beta hydrolase, with translation MNGAIEPMVGRYVHVEIDGAMHRIYFEENGAGIPLVCLHTAGSDGRQWRHLLADEEFAKNFRIIAFDMPWHGKSNPPANWSGEEYQLTTARYTQTIRAFCGALKLDKPVVMGCSIGGRIVLNLAIDHAAEFRALIGLEAADFQAPWYDTTWLNRPDIHGGEICAALVSGLIAPQSPQASRMETLWGYKQGGPGVFKGDLYFYRVDGDLRGRVEAIDTKVCPLYLLTGEYDFSCTPEDTKRTAAAIGGARVEIMEQLGHFPMSENPEQFRRYIAPVLGEILTQSIPTRQGVHL, from the coding sequence GTGAACGGTGCCATCGAGCCGATGGTCGGCCGCTACGTCCATGTCGAGATCGATGGCGCGATGCATCGCATCTATTTCGAAGAGAACGGCGCAGGCATTCCGCTGGTGTGCCTGCACACCGCGGGCTCCGACGGACGGCAATGGCGGCATCTGCTGGCGGATGAAGAGTTCGCAAAGAACTTCCGCATCATCGCCTTCGACATGCCCTGGCATGGCAAGTCCAATCCGCCGGCGAACTGGAGCGGCGAGGAATATCAGCTCACCACCGCGCGCTACACGCAGACGATCCGCGCGTTCTGCGGCGCGTTGAAGCTGGACAAGCCCGTGGTCATGGGGTGTTCGATCGGCGGCCGCATCGTGCTCAATCTCGCGATCGACCATGCCGCCGAATTCCGCGCGCTGATCGGGCTCGAAGCCGCCGATTTTCAGGCCCCCTGGTACGACACCACCTGGCTGAACCGCCCCGATATCCATGGCGGCGAGATTTGCGCCGCGCTGGTATCCGGCCTGATTGCGCCGCAGAGCCCGCAAGCCTCGCGGATGGAGACGCTATGGGGCTACAAACAGGGCGGTCCCGGCGTATTCAAGGGCGATCTCTATTTCTACCGGGTCGACGGCGATTTGCGCGGCCGGGTCGAGGCAATCGATACTAAAGTATGCCCGCTCTATCTGCTCACGGGCGAGTATGATTTTTCCTGTACGCCGGAAGACACCAAGCGGACCGCGGCCGCCATCGGGGGCGCCCGCGTCGAGATCATGGAGCAGCTCGGTCATTTCCCGATGAGCGAGAACCCCGAACAGTTTCGCCGCTACATCGCGCCGGTTCTCGGCGAGATTCTCACACAATCGATACCAACCAGACAAGGAGTACACCTATGA
- a CDS encoding SDR family NAD(P)-dependent oxidoreductase: MPHAAMSSNHVAVITGGASGIGLAAAKRFAQLGMKVCIADLGADRLKEAATKLASAAPGGADSIMTATVDVSRFDEVAGLEAMVQKRFGGTDILMNNAGIGPDSTSFGPLENWQRILAVNLWGVIHGTQVFAPHMIERGRPGLIINTGSKQGITTPPGNPAYNVSKAGVKALTEALQHELRNIDGCRISAHLMIPGHVFTGLTSRGRTEKPAGAWTPEQTVDFMITRIDAGDFYILCPDNDVPRQLDERRMLWAAGDIIENRPALSRWHPDYAEAFAKFVKGY; encoded by the coding sequence ATGCCCCATGCCGCGATGTCGTCCAATCATGTTGCCGTAATTACCGGAGGCGCGTCCGGCATCGGGCTCGCCGCCGCGAAGCGGTTCGCGCAGCTCGGCATGAAGGTCTGCATTGCCGATCTCGGCGCCGACCGGCTCAAGGAGGCCGCGACAAAACTGGCATCGGCCGCGCCAGGCGGCGCCGACAGCATCATGACCGCGACCGTCGACGTCAGCCGTTTCGACGAGGTCGCGGGACTGGAAGCCATGGTGCAAAAACGGTTCGGCGGTACCGACATCCTGATGAACAATGCTGGCATCGGCCCGGACAGCACCAGCTTTGGCCCGCTGGAGAACTGGCAGCGCATTCTTGCGGTCAATCTCTGGGGCGTCATCCATGGCACGCAGGTCTTTGCGCCTCACATGATCGAACGTGGCCGTCCCGGCCTCATCATCAACACCGGTTCCAAGCAGGGCATCACCACCCCGCCCGGCAATCCCGCCTACAATGTCTCCAAGGCCGGCGTGAAAGCCCTCACCGAGGCGCTGCAGCATGAATTGCGTAACATTGATGGCTGCAGGATCAGCGCGCATCTGATGATTCCCGGTCATGTCTTTACGGGTCTCACCTCGCGCGGCCGCACCGAAAAGCCTGCGGGCGCCTGGACCCCGGAGCAAACCGTGGACTTCATGATCACGCGCATCGACGCCGGGGATTTTTATATTCTTTGCCCCGACAACGACGTGCCGCGGCAACTCGACGAACGGCGCATGCTGTGGGCGGCCGGCGACATCATCGAAAACCGCCCGGCATTGTCGCGATGGCATCCGGATTATGCGGAGGCGTTTGCGAAATTTGTGAAGGGTTATTAG
- a CDS encoding alkene reductase (FMN-linked; catalyzes the formation of N-ethylsuccinimide from N-ethylmaleimide) — MNFPSLFSPLKIGPYQLKHRLVMAPLTRMRAAKPSLAPRPLNVEYYAQRATPGGLIIAEASPVMVTGFGSPGVPGIYTEQQIAGWREVVDAVHARGGVILLQLWHVGRVSHSSFQPGGVLPVAPSAVAIPDLKTGTADGKAVPYETPRALETSEIPGVIDAYRQAAKNALKAGFDGVEVHGANGYLIEQFLQSHTNLRTDQYGGSIENRARFLMEVTKAVVEVWGADRVGVRLSPYGVANGSGERDPMPLYTHAVQSLNPLGLAYLHFIEPRSSGAGRAEVNHQNVPSAMVLFRPIWKGVLITAGGFTGETAEAAIAAGHADAIAFGRIFISNPDLPRRLQRGYPLTPYNRATFYGGEEAGYTDYPAHDELEQA; from the coding sequence ATGAATTTTCCGTCGTTGTTTTCACCGCTCAAGATCGGCCCGTACCAGCTCAAGCATCGTCTCGTGATGGCGCCGCTGACGCGGATGCGGGCGGCGAAGCCGTCTCTGGCGCCGCGGCCCCTGAACGTCGAATATTACGCCCAGCGCGCGACGCCGGGCGGGCTGATCATTGCCGAAGCATCGCCGGTGATGGTCACCGGTTTCGGCAGCCCCGGCGTCCCCGGCATCTACACCGAGCAGCAGATCGCGGGATGGCGGGAAGTCGTCGATGCCGTCCACGCCAGGGGCGGCGTGATCTTGCTCCAGCTCTGGCATGTCGGGCGGGTGTCGCATTCCTCGTTCCAGCCCGGCGGCGTGCTACCGGTCGCACCGTCAGCTGTAGCGATTCCTGATTTGAAGACCGGCACGGCCGACGGCAAGGCGGTGCCTTACGAGACGCCGCGCGCGCTTGAGACCAGCGAGATCCCCGGCGTGATCGACGCCTACCGGCAAGCCGCGAAGAACGCGTTGAAGGCCGGGTTCGACGGCGTCGAGGTTCACGGCGCCAACGGCTATCTGATCGAGCAGTTTTTACAATCGCATACCAATTTGCGCACCGACCAGTACGGCGGATCGATCGAGAACCGCGCGCGCTTCTTGATGGAAGTGACAAAAGCCGTGGTCGAGGTCTGGGGCGCCGACCGCGTCGGCGTGCGGCTGTCGCCCTACGGCGTGGCCAACGGCAGCGGCGAACGCGACCCGATGCCGCTCTACACCCATGCCGTCCAATCGCTCAATCCGCTCGGGCTGGCCTACCTGCATTTCATCGAGCCGCGTTCCAGCGGCGCCGGCCGTGCCGAGGTCAACCATCAGAACGTGCCGTCGGCGATGGTGCTGTTCCGGCCAATCTGGAAGGGCGTGCTGATCACCGCCGGCGGCTTTACCGGAGAAACGGCTGAAGCCGCGATCGCCGCAGGCCATGCCGACGCGATCGCGTTCGGCCGCATCTTCATTTCCAATCCGGATTTGCCGCGGCGCCTGCAGCGCGGCTATCCGCTGACGCCCTACAACCGCGCGACGTTCTATGGCGGGGAGGAGGCCGGCTACACCGACTATCCCGCGCATGATGAATTGGAGCAGGCCTGA